The genomic interval attataatattttgaacataatatgcattttttttgttaaaaatttattattaaatgttacttgttaatgaaaaagtaaaaatataggtttttatttaacttcataggaaggtgggatttgtcccgtcccatcccgatctcgtcccgtcccaaccgggattaatcccgagtgggatgcattcataaaaaccctcgtctcgtcccgattcaaaagagtgggacgagacgtgggatgagccacgtcccgtcccatcccgtcccgtgcccacccctagcaAAAACTGTTGCCCTGATAACTTAGCACAACAGGAAAGGGAGCCATATGCATAATGTTGGTTTGGAAAGAAAACCTCCTGACAAGTTTGTAACTTGTAAGCATCTAAAACATTTCCAAATGCATGATTGATGTGGGATTTGGACGTCACAATCCCATCATCAGCCTTGCTCACACTCACCCAAGTCATCCCATGCTAATGAACTAGTTTTTCCTCGACGCGTAACACTGGAATTTGTCACTCGCGTAATTGAATTTCATCAAAAATTGTGAAGATAGATACGGAGCATTGGTCATCAATTGATAAAACTTGGCATCACTTTAGTGACAACATATCTACGTGATATACCTCGCAAGTGTTTTTAGAAAATTGGCAACTATGATTCAACCAAGTTAACCATCGAAAGCAACAACGCCCTTATCCGCAGGTTTTGGGCTTGTTGATTTCATACGGTCTATATGACACAAAGCCCAAATGGATAAAAAGGTAGAAGCCCaatagaaaatatataaaaaatgaaatttaccGGGAGCCGTGGAGTGACTCTAATCAAATATCAATCCAAATAGCCAAATCtttctcctcctccgatccaaCTTCCTCTGATTTCTCTCACCATAAAAACCAGAGAGAAAAGGCGAGCCCCAGATTCAGAGATGGCCTCCACTGCTTTCAGCGGCGATGAAACCGCTCCCTTCTTCGGCTTCCTCGGCGCCGCCGCAGCTCTCGTCTTCTCCTGTAAGTCCGGGATCTCCGATCCCCTCAAATTTCTTACTCTTTTCTCCCTGAGACTTCGCTTTAATCTCTTACTTTGCTACAGGCATGGGCGCGGCGTACGGGACCGCCAAGAGCGGCGTCGGCGTGGCCTCGATGGGAGTGATGCGGCCGGAGCTGGTCATGAAGTCGATCGTTCCGGTGGTTATGGCGGGAGTGCTTGGGATCTACGGTCTCATTATTGCTGTGATTATCAGCACCGGGATTAATCCAAAGGCCAAGTCTTATTATCTGTTTGATGGATATGCTCACTTGTCCTCTGGCCTTGCTTGTGGCCTCGCCGGGCTTTCCGCCGGAATGGCCATCGGGATCGTCGGTGACGCCGGTGTCCGGTAATCCCTGAACACTCTGATTTGTATGCTTTCGTAATTAGATTTGAGTTAATTTATTCACTTGGGCTTTGTAAATTTGACGCCGGTGTCCGGTTGTTGGAATCTATCTGTAAATACAAGAGAAAGAAGACAAAGACTTAAATTACTTTATGATTTAGTTGTGTATCAGTGAGTAAACGGTAAATTAAAGCAATTTGATTAGCATTTGGTTGTATAAATAATTGAACGTGTGAGAATGCTCATGTCGATATTCGCAGTACTGTAAATGTCTGATTATAAGAATTTGCGAACGGTCAATTCTTGGAAGAGATGATTTACTTGAGAGGGGGATGGATATTCTATATATCTATGGATGTACAAATTTAGTGTGATTCTATTTATGTGGTTAACATGGAATGCTGAGATGTTTTAGCTTATGTAGGGATGTGTTTGCCATCTGGTATGGGGTTTATGCTTTGACATGATTTAAAGAATCATTTTTCAGTTCCAAGGATATATGAAGTATTAGATATTTGCATTTTGATTATACGTTTGTGTCCAAAATGTGATTCTGTCAAGATAGAGGGGGGCATCTAGGATCATGTAATATTCTGGCTATCAAATTGCAAATTGTGTGATATAATCTTTGTGCTGAATGTTGAATAAGTACAGAAGCTCCAGCAGGAATGACACTAATTGATGAGAATTTTCAGCCTTTTTCTGTTGTTTCGAAAGCATTCTGATTTTCAATAAATTCTGGTCATTATACATTTATATGGACTATTTAATTCTTGGTTCTATTGTAGTTGTAGTTGGATTatgattgatttttttttctttagacAACGGGAATGGGACACCAGTCCTGTGGATACTACTAAGATGACTGTTCCATAAGTGCGATTACAGTTTCTCATATCTTTTGTGGATTATTTTCAGGGCCAATGCACAGCAGCCAAAGCTCTTTGTTGGTATGATCCTTATCCTCATCTTTGCTGAAGCTCTTGCTTTGTACGGTCTCATTGTGGGGATTATCCTCTCGTCCCGAGCAGGGCAATCTCGTGCAGACTAAGGAAGTCAGCTTGGTTAATGCTCTGGATTCTTTGATGAGCATCTGCTTTCACTGGCTCGGCAATTCTGTTATCTCTATAAAGTTCTGTTAGTTTAGTTAGAATTATTATATTGATGTTTGAGCTGAACTATGCCTGTGGTTATGAAGAAATATTTGTTCTGAATGTCATTTTTCCCTCTTGCCCCAAAAATAACGACAGATTAGACATTGAGAACTTCACCCACTGATGGGTTTTGGTGTTTTTGTCATACAATTGCTGTAAGTAAATTGAATGGGGGAAGAAGCTGTTTGTTTCTACATACTAGTTATTTGCTTAGAGCTTGTCTATTGTAGCAAGATGTCGGTAAAAGTACTGAAGTTCAGTGGTAATGGAGGTCTGGATGAGACACTGCTGAGAACTTCGTTTTGCAATTTGATCACTACAAGATGTCATTAGTCAGACCTtaagaaaaattaataataaacaaaagaCCGCATCATATCTTGGTATCTTTTAGACCAAGTTGCAAACCGAAAGGTATTATTGCCAAAGCCTTTGTGGAAAATACGCATTTTCTAGTCTTCAACACTGACGCCATCAAAGATCTAAAACGACAATGGATCAACCTTGCAACTTCTTGGCATTGGAGAATCCTAAGAAGACTTGACCCTTTTGCAGTATTCTACAGCTTGTTTCTTGGAGGTAATCGCACTCAACTCAGGAAAATTATCAGTAATATAGCCatcatgaattcatcaagtccTCTATGGACTCTCAAGTCTCTCAATCATACGATAATTGACCGTTATATTCATACATACGTTTTCTGCAGGTCATGAATATGATGTCTGCTGATCTTCTCCCACAACAGAAGTATGATGTCTTTCTTAGTTTCAGAGGCGAGGACACCCGTTATACATTTACTAGCCATCTCTATGCTGctttacaaagaaaaaaatccaCACCTTCATTGATAATAGACTGGAGAGAGGAGATGAAGTTGAAGATTCCCTATTGAAAGCAATAAAGCAATCGAAGCTTTCTGTAATCATTTTCTCAAAACACTATGCTTTTTCGCGGTGGTGCTTGGATGAACTTTGCCATATACTAGATTGCAAGGGGAAAATGGGGCAGTTTGTTATACCGGTTTTTCACGACGTAGATCCATCACATGTACGAAAGCAACTGGGAAGTTATGCAGATGCATTTGCTTATCTTTGTGGACGTTTTGAAGACAACAAAGTGAGCATGTGGAGGGAAGCTTTGACCATCACAGCCAATCTATCCGGGTTTGCTTCACAAGATATCAGGTAATTTTAGTATATTCAAATTTGTACTAGTTTCTACTTTAACTACTGGAATCAGATTAAGATGATTAGTTGAAACATAAGTTAATTACTAactataattttctttcatcATATAGGCCTGAGTCTAAATTAGTTGAGACAATTGTCAATGTTATTTCGATGAAGTTGAATCGTCACTTGTCAATTGACTTAAACGGACAGGTTGGACTTGAACCTCACATTCAACAGATTGCATCATTGTTATGCATGCACACTCAAGATGTTCGAAAGATAGGTATTTGGGGTATGGGTGGTATTGGGAAGACCACCATTGCCGATGCTGTATTTCAAAAATTCTCAGCTCAATTCGATGCTTGTTCATTTCTTGCGAATGTTAGGGAAAAATCAGACAGAAATGGATTAGATCATTTACGAAATGAACTTCTTCGTGAGTTATTGAACGAAGAACATCTAAGTATAGGCACTCCATCCATAGGGTCAATTTTTGTTAAAGAGAGACTTTCTCGTACCAAGGTCCTTATTGTTCTTGATGATGTGAGTGACTTAAGACATTTAGAATTTTTACCGGGAGATCAAGTTGAGTTTGGTCCTGGAAGTAGAGTCATCGTAACAACTAGAAATAGGTGCATATTGAAAGATCATCACGTGTACAGGGTGATGAAATTAAATTTCGATGATGCTCTTGAGCTTTTTCAGTTGAGAGCTTTCAAAGATAATTCTTCCAGAGCAGATTATTATGACTTGTCAAGAAAGGTGGTAGATTATGCTAAAGGCAACCCCTTGGCTCTTAAAGTTTTGGGTTCTGCATTCCTTCATTGCAACAGCACAGAAGAGTGGGAAGATGAATTGAAAAAGTTGAAAAGATTTCCCAACAAAGAAATTCACGATGTGTTGAGAGTTGAGACTAAGTTATGATAGACTAGACACACAATTAAAGGGAATATTTCTGGATGTTGCATGTTATCTCAAAGGCGAGAATATTAGTGATGCCAAAAGAATTTTAGAGATACATGGGTTTTGTTCATCATCACATGGAATTTCAATTCTGATAGACATGTCTCTCATATCAATTTCAAAACATAACCGCTTAAAGATGCATGATTTGGTGCAAGAAATGGGCTGGTTAATTGTTCGTGAAGAATGTAATGAAGAGCCTGGAAAACGGACTAGGTTGTCTAATGCAGATGCTTATCGAGTACTCAAAAATAATACTGTAAGAGCCATACTTTACTGACCCTTAGTTCATATATGTACtctatttttgttcattttatCCTTTGTAGTGCtcatttatatattaattttgattCTCAGGGAACTGCAAAAGTTCAAGCCATGTTCCTGGAAATGTCTAGCATCCCAGAGCTACCATTGAGTCCTGCAGCCTTCAGCAATATGAATAACCTGAAGTTGCTCAAAATTTATGCACCAGAAAAGGTGCCTGTGGAATTGTCATGGAGAAATATGAATACAGAGGAGCAGCAACTAATCTCATTTCCTCTGCTTTACGAGGCCAAAAGACTGCTGTCTTTCTTTGCCAAATCAAATATTTGCAGTTCCCTGAGGTTGAAAAAGTTGCACAGTTCTCTCCGCGGTTACATTGGAATGAAAAGTCTGGACAATTTGGATGGTGAATCTCTCAACAACTTACGTAGCAGAGTGGATTTTCCTGAAGGTCTCGACTATCTTCCGGAAGAACTTAAATATCTTCACTGGGAAGAATACCCTTTGAAATCTTTGCCTTCAAAATTTTCTCCGATCAACCTTGTTGAGCTTCATATGCCCGGTAGTCCAGTTGAGCGACTTTGGAATAAGGGCCAGGTACGTTTATATAAATTGTAGTTTGGAAAGTTAAAGCTATAACTAGCTAAGTGCCTAAGTACAACAGTCTTATTCTCGTTGGTCTCAATTCTTTGCAGAATCTAGAAAACTTAAAAACGATGAATCTCAGCTACTGCAAACACTTGATTGAAGTTCCAGATCTCTCCCGGTGTCTGAATATTGAGAAAATAGACCTTAGTTTCTGTGAAGGTTTGAATCAACTTCCTTCTTATTTCAAAGATCTTGACAAGCTTGCTGATCTAGATTTAGGCAGCTGCTCGCAACTTAAAATTCTTCCTGAGATACCATGCAACGTGACTTTTCTACGTTTATCTGGGACTGCAATACAAGATATACCATCATCGATTTGGTCTCACCAAAAACTTGAAACATTAGGTCTTAGTTACTGTCGACACCTTAAGAGTCTCACAAGGACTGCTTGGAAGCTGAAATCGAACTTGTATAGTGGTGATCGAAATCCAATTGGACCTCAGAAATTACACTTGTTTGGCTGCAAAAACCTTGATACCCTCCCAGATAGTATCTACAGTTTAAACCGTCTTGAAACGCTCAATCTCACAGGCTGTGAGAAACTAAAAAACTTGCCTCCCTTTTCAGTTGATTCCTGCTCTTTGACCAGCATCGACCTCAGTGGCTGCAGCAATCTATTAGGAGTTCCTGATGGTCTCATTGGTCTATCCACGTTACATGAGATACGTCTTGGGGGAACCATGATTGAGAGCGTACCTGCAAGCATTAAAAATGCTCGTCGCCTGCGCAAGCTATATCTGAACAATTGCGAGAAGCTTCAAAATTTACCAGAGCTCCCACCGCTCGTAAGAGTTTTGGAAGCAGATAACTGCACGTCCTTGAAGAGCGTGGCAGGGAGTTCTAGTACTGCAGTTCATCAGCCACAACGGTGCGATCAGAAAGACGTTGAAGCTCTTAATTACTGTCCCCAGGAGAAATGTATGTTCACTAATTGCTTCGTATTGAACGAGAGTTCAAGGAGCAACATAATGAGTGATGCAGTGCTCAGAATTATGCGGTTGTCATCATCGTTGTACAGTGGTGtacgtctctctctctctctctctcgttaaATCTGCCTTTTGTCTTTGAACAGTTGCTGATTTTTGATGTGGCATAATTCTCATACAGGGGGATAGCAACATAAAAGAATTCATCGTGATATCACCGGGAAAGAAAATCCCACGCTGGTTCAGCTATCAAACTGAGGGATGTCATATACGCGTCAAGTTTCCTCCAGATTGGTTCGACACAGCCAACTTCATGGGTTTCGCTGTATCTATTGTTTTTGGACTTGACAACTTGGATCGAGACGATGGTGGCTTTTCCTTGACATGTAAGTGTAGTTTCAAAACCTGCGATAATGGTGGCTATGAATACAGTTACCGACTGCCGTGGATACGATGTACAATACCGGAAAGTGTCCATTCCGGTCAGGTGTTGGCACTCTACAGCAAGGACACATTTTGGCGGGGAAGTAGCCCCATTCCTTTGGACAAGGTCACGGAGGCGTCTTTTCACTTCTACCAGGAGGCAAATCCTTACGAAAACTTGAACAAACTCAAGGTCAACAAGTGTGGGATCCGAATCCCAACGGACAATTGAAAGAAAAGCCCACCCAGGATATATATCTAGGGCGAAAACCCGCAGCCGTCGCTCGTCTTCTTCTCGGCTTCCGAAAATGTAGGCTTTCTCTTCCCGAGAAGTTCTCCATTTCCGTCATTTCAATTAGTCCATCGAGCTCTGATTAATTCACCGTTAAAGCTCTGGGTTGTTGCTTTCTCTATGAGGCTATGGCTCTGCAACTTCTATTATTAGCAAAACAAGTTCCAGAGTTGGGAACAGTCTCTTACTCTTGTTTTCCTTCTGACTTCAAAATCGGTCTCGAGTTCTTGTGGCTTTTTTTGATACTGAATGTACTCTTTATTCTCTATTATAGAATAAAGCTACTGATCGTGCTTCTCTGATTAATGTTGTTTCTAGGGTGCAAGCAATGGTGTGAAATTGTGAATGAGAGTACTGGAATTCTTTATCTGCTTTGAACCAAGGTCACAACGAAAGAGGTTAGATTGTTTGGTCCATCATCTGTTTACTGATAACTTGGGAACTTGAAGCAGTACATGTATTATGTAAATGCATACCTTAATCCAAATAACTTGAAACCTTCTTAGTGCTGCAGTTTAAGCCCCTTTATATATTTATCTAATTTATCGTAATGGTGAAAAGACCAAAACCATTATCTGATTATGCTTATGTTAAATTCTGAATCAAACCTTTGTTAATGCATGAGATCTGATGTATTGGTGAAAAAGTAGTTGAAGAATTATAATGAGTTTACAAGTCCTTTGCTACAAAATTTTATTGTCTAGTGCGTGTCCACAATtgttatatgtacctattaaaATGGTAGGTATTTCTGTCAG from Argentina anserina chromosome 2, drPotAnse1.1, whole genome shotgun sequence carries:
- the LOC126784195 gene encoding LOW QUALITY PROTEIN: disease resistance protein RUN1-like (The sequence of the model RefSeq protein was modified relative to this genomic sequence to represent the inferred CDS: inserted 1 base in 1 codon) — translated: MNMMSADLLPQQKYDVFLSFRGEDTRYTFTSHLYAALQXKKIHTFIDNRLERGDEVEDSLLKAIKQSKLSVIIFSKHYAFSRWCLDELCHILDCKGKMGQFVIPVFHDVDPSHVRKQLGSYADAFAYLCGRFEDNKVSMWREALTITANLSGFASQDIRPESKLVETIVNVISMKLNRHLSIDLNGQVGLEPHIQQIASLLCMHTQDVRKIGIWGMGGIGKTTIADAVFQKFSAQFDACSFLANVREKSDRNGLDHLRNELLRELLNEEHLSIGTPSIGSIFVKERLSRTKVLIVLDDVSDLRHLEFLPGDQVEFGPGSRVIVTTRNRCILKDHHVYRVMKLNFDDALELFQLRAFKDNSSRADYYDLSRKVVDYAKGNPLALKVLGSAFLHCNSTEEWEDELKKLKRFPNKLDTQLKGIFLDVACYLKGENISDAKRILEIHGFCSSSHGISILIDMSLISISKHNRLKMHDLVQEMGWLIVREECNEEPGKRTRLSNADAYRVLKNNTGTAKVQAMFLEMSSIPELPLSPAAFSNMNNLKLLKIYAPEKVPVELSWRNMNTEEQQLISFPLLYEAKRLLSFFAKSNICSSLRLKKLHSSLRGYIGMKSLDNLDGESLNNLRSRVDFPEGLDYLPEELKYLHWEEYPLKSLPSKFSPINLVELHMPGSPVERLWNKGQNLENLKTMNLSYCKHLIEVPDLSRCLNIEKIDLSFCEGLNQLPSYFKDLDKLADLDLGSCSQLKILPEIPCNVTFLRLSGTAIQDIPSSIWSHQKLETLGLSYCRHLKSLTRTAWKLKSNLYSGDRNPIGPQKLHLFGCKNLDTLPDSIYSLNRLETLNLTGCEKLKNLPPFSVDSCSLTSIDLSGCSNLLGVPDGLIGLSTLHEIRLGGTMIESVPASIKNARRLRKLYLNNCEKLQNLPELPPLVRVLEADNCTSLKSVAGSSSTAVHQPQRCDQKDVEALNYCPQEKCMFTNCFVLNESSRSNIMSDAVLRIMRLSSSLYSGGDSNIKEFIVISPGKKIPRWFSYQTEGCHIRVKFPPDWFDTANFMGFAVSIVFGLDNLDRDDGGFSLTCKCSFKTCDNGGYEYSYRLPWIRCTIPESVHSGQVLALYSKDTFWRGSSPIPLDKVTEASFHFYQEANPYENLNKLKVNKCGIRIPTDN
- the LOC126783331 gene encoding V-type proton ATPase subunit c4: MASTAFSGDETAPFFGFLGAAAALVFSCMGAAYGTAKSGVGVASMGVMRPELVMKSIVPVVMAGVLGIYGLIIAVIISTGINPKAKSYYLFDGYAHLSSGLACGLAGLSAGMAIGIVGDAGVRANAQQPKLFVGMILILIFAEALALYGLIVGIILSSRAGQSRAD